A genomic segment from Papilio machaon chromosome 10, ilPapMach1.1, whole genome shotgun sequence encodes:
- the LOC106713337 gene encoding leucine-rich repeat extensin-like protein 3 codes for MVAPPAPMYAAPSPAPCGCPSLPCGCQAPTPIYVTLPTPPPLCVTPPPLPPMYIEVPLPPPITVSPPPAPPMCITPPPLPPMTIALPPPPPMTVSPPPLPPMCVTPPPLPPMSVSPPMPPPLILELPLPPPIVIELPAPPPIVVQPPPLPRVMVQPPPLPPMSVQPPCPPPMMVQPPPPPPMCIQPPAPCPVTVQPPCPEPLYVQPPPPCPMTIQPPPLPPICVQPPPPPSMYIQPPAPEPFCIQPPAPSPVCFQPPPPPPICCLSSPPGCDCLAAALPSPIYL; via the coding sequence ATGGTGGCACCCCCAGCGCCCATGTACGCCGCGCCGTCCCCTGCGCCCTGCGGCTGCCCCTCCTTGCCGTGCGGCTGCCAAGCGCCCACACCTATCTACGTCACTCTCCCCACACCTCCTCCCCTCTGTGTCACACCACCTCCTTTACCTCCGATGTACATTGAAGTCCCTCTACCTCCGCCTATAACTGTATCACCGCCCCCAGCACCTCCGATGTGCATCACACCTCCGCCACTTCCACCGATGACTATCGCACTGCCGCCGCCACCACCCATGACAGTGTCGCCTCCACCTTTACCTCCGATGTGTGTTACACCTCCTCCTCTCCCACCCATGAGCGTAAGTCCGCCGATGCCGCCGCCTTTAATCCTGGAACTGCCACTTCCGCCACCTATAGTGATCGAACTGCCGGCTCCTCCGCCGATAGTGGTTCAGCCGCCGCCGCTACCGCGAGTGATGGTTCAACCGCCGCCGTTGCCCCCGATGTCAGTTCAGCCGCCCTGCCCGCCGCCCATGATGGTGcaaccgccgccgccgccgccgatGTGCATCCAGCCCCCGGCGCCTTGTCCGGTGACCGTGCAGCCACCGTGCCCGGAGCCGCTGTACGTGCAACCTCCGCCGCCGTGTCCCATGACCATCCAACCACCGCCGCTGCCGCCTATATGCGTTCAACCACCTCCACCTCCGTCGATGTATATTCAGCCGCCGGCGCCGGAGCCTTTCTGCATTCAGCCACCGGCGCCCTCACCCGTCTGCTTCCAgcctcctcctcctccgccGATATGTTGCCTGTCGTCGCCCCCCGGCTGCGACTGTCTAGCCGCTGCTCTCCCTTCACCAATATACTTATAA